The Streptomyces sp. NBC_00435 nucleotide sequence TCCCACTCGCGGTCGTCGTCGACTTCGCCGAAACCCCGGTAGTGGAGCTCGTAGAGCAGGTAGAGCGCGAGCTGGAGGTCCTCGCCCCACGGATCGGCCGAGAGGACCGCGCCGGCCCCGTGCACGGGCGGACGCCCGGTGCGCAACGCGTCGAGGACGGCGTCCGACAGGGCGCCCCGGCCTCGCACCAGGTCGGGTCCACTGCTCGTGCTACCGCGGGGGGCCGTCATCCGGTGCTCCTGTCCTTGGGGGCGTGCTCCCGGTTCGGGGGTCGTGGTCCTCGGTTCGGGTGTCGTGGTCCTCGGCCCGGTCTTCGGGTGGGGCGGCCCGGCGTTCGCGGGGGCGGTGGCTCGTGTCGCACCAGGGGTAGGTCCGGCTGCGGCGGCAGGTGCACACGGCGACCATGAAGCGGTCGGAGCGGACGAGGCTCCCGTCGTCCATGACGATCTCCACGGGCCCTTCGACCAGGACCGGGCCCTGTGGATCCACCGTCACCCGGCGGGCCGCGCGTCGCTCACCGCGATCGGGCTCCTCCCGGCCGCCCGGCCGGTCGTCACGCACGCCGGGCACGGAAGACTACCAGCTCTTCCCGCTCGCCGCCGTCGGCCAGGCCCCGGCTCAGCAGCCAGGCCCGCCTGGAGCGGAGTACCGGTCCCCACGGCACCGTGGCCCGCGCCACGACCTCTGCCGTCAGGCCTTCACGACTCAAGTGCTCCAGGGTGGTCGCGGTACCGCACATCCCCGAGTGCACCATGAGCAGGATCCCGCCGGGCCGCAGCAGCGCGGGCGCGCTCGAACAGATCCGGTCGACGACCTCGCGCCCGTCCGGGCCGGCTTCCCATGCGCGGGCGGCGCCGTGGGAGGGCAGCCGGGCCCGCGGGGACGGTACGTACGGCGGATTGGCGAGTACGAGGTCGAAGCGACGGCCCCGGGTACGGACGGCGAAGTCTCCGTGCAGCACGGAGAGCGGCGTCCCCCTGCGCAGCGCGTTGAACCGGGCCGCGATCACCGCGGGCCAGGAGACGTCGACAGCGGTCACCCGTGCCCCCGCGCCGGCGGCGTCGAGCGCGAGAGCGCCCGTACCCGTACCGATCTCCAGGACCTCGGTGGCCGGCCCCAGCTCCTCGCCGGACAGGGCGTCCGCCAGGAGGCGCGTATCGGCCTGTGGGCGGTACACACCGGGCGGGGCGAGAAGCCTTACCTGGGTGGTCCCGCTCGTCAGGGCCGTGTTGAGCATCGCGCACCTCCGGGCGGGCACGGCCCGCGGGGAGCGGATCGCGCCGATTGACGGAACGGGAGGCGTCTGCCCGGAACGCGGGGAGCTACCGCGGCCCCATCGATCTTCAGAGGATCACACGAGGGTAATCCTGGGGGTGATCACACCGAGGCGGTTTCACGTCCGCGCTCGCGTCCGTGCTCGCGTCCGTGCTCGCGTCCGTGCTCACATCCTTGCGCGGCTCTGCCAGCGCCGACGGCACCAGCGGACCAGCAGCGGGAGGGCCGTGACGAGGGTCAGGGCCCAGGCAACCGCGAAGGCCCAGATCAGGGGCTGGGCCACGGTCACGGACGCCGCGATCAGCAGGGCCACGGACACGGCCCCCAGCAAGGCGGCCGTCCGTGCCGTGCGGCTGGGCCGGCGGAGCGGGCGCAGCAGCCGGTCCAGCGAACGACCGGCCTGGAGACCGCCTTCCGTCCCGCCCGGAGCGCGCCGCTCGCGGTCGGCGAATCCGGCTCCATGCATGACGTGCGCCTCCCTCAGCTGCCGCCGCCGAGTGCGCGCCGCAGCTGTTCCTTGTTCATCTTCGAGCGCCCCTCGATGTTGCGGTGCTTGGCTTCCTGGTAGAGCTGGCCGTACGTGCGGCCTTCGGCGCCGCTGTGCGAGCGGTGACCGCCGCGCTCGCCGGAGGACATGTCCTGCAGCGAGAGGCGGCTCGCCGTCTTCGACTCGCCGTGCCGCGCACGCTCCTTGTTGACCGTCCGGGCGGCGATCTCCTCCGCCTTCCTCTCGCTCTCCCCTCGGTCGAGCGCGCTCTCCTTGATGTGCTCGTACTGCCGCTCGCGCTTGGGGCTGGATCCACGGGGCATGGCACTGCTCCTTCCGGTTCAGCGCGCGGCTACCCGCGGACGCGCCGTCCAATCCTGCGCGAGCGCCACGGCGAAGCCACCGGAAGTGCGGGAGGAATCCGCCACCGCGCGGGCCGGAATTCCGGGGCGGCCGGAGCGCCGCCCGAACTCGGGGCGGTCCCGTAGGCATACACCGGGCGGTCCCGGGCAGTCGCGGCCCATCGGAAGAAACACCGTACGACCGAGAGGACCGGAACCGTCATGAGCAAGGCGAAGGCGAAGGCCAAGCAGGTCAAGGGCAAGATCAAGGAAACCGCCGGCGACGCGATGGACGACAGGCGCATGCAGGCGGAAGGGGCCGCGGAACGTCTGACCGGCAAGGCTCAGGAAGCCGCGGCGAAGGCGGCCGACCAGGTCAAGAAGTCCAAGCGCTGAACAGCGGTCACAGAACCGCGGTCACCCAGTTCCCCTGTTCCCCCGCTTCCCCATTTCCCCGCTTCCCACCGGCCCCGGTGCCGTCGTTTCCCACGACGCCACCGGGGCCTTCTGGCCGGTCCGCCGAATCCCTCCGGGAACCGCGGGGGAACGCGAAGTGGGTCAGCCCGCCCCGTGGGGGGTATATACCGATCAGGAAGACGACGACGGCCCCCGCTGCGCCTGTGGCAGCAGTCCCATCCGTCGGAGGTTTCACATGTCACCCACGGCATCAACAGCACCCGTGCCGCGCATGTCCCGTACGTCCTGCGACATCGCGGACCCGGACCCCCTCCGTACCGAGCTCCCCCCTGCCGTGCCCGATGTCCCGGCGCCTCCGGTCGGCGTGGCGCTCGCGCTCGACATCCCCGAATCTCCCGTCAGTGTCAGCACCGCGGACGCCCGGACCCTGTCCACCGCGCTGTTCCGGCGCCTGGACACGCTGGAAGAGGGCACCGTCGAGTACTCGTACGTGCGCAACACCCTGGTCGAGCTCAACCTCAGCCTGGTGAAGTACGCGGCCCGCCGCTACCGCACGCGCAGGGAACCGATGGAGGACATCATCCAGGTCGGCACGATCGGCCTCATCAAGGCCATCAACCGGTACGAAGTGGAACGTGGGATCGAGTTCGCCACGTTCGCGGTACCCACCATCACCGGCGAGATCAAACGATTCTTCCGGGACACCAGCTGGTCGGTGAAGGTCCCCCGGCGGCTGCAGGAGCTCCGGCTCGACATCGCCAAGACGTACGACGCCCTCGAACAGTCGCTGGGTCGCCGACCGACCGACCGCGAGCTGGCGCGGCAGCTCGGAATCACCGAGCACGAACTGGTCGAGGGCCTCCAGGCCGCCAACGGCTACACGGCCGGCTCCCTCGACGCTCCCGTCGGCGAGGACA carries:
- a CDS encoding CDGSH iron-sulfur domain-containing protein translates to MDDGSLVRSDRFMVAVCTCRRSRTYPWCDTSHRPRERRAAPPEDRAEDHDTRTEDHDPRTGSTPPRTGAPDDGPPR
- a CDS encoding CsbD family protein → MSKAKAKAKQVKGKIKETAGDAMDDRRMQAEGAAERLTGKAQEAAAKAADQVKKSKR
- a CDS encoding plasmid stabilization protein, which translates into the protein MPRGSSPKRERQYEHIKESALDRGESERKAEEIAARTVNKERARHGESKTASRLSLQDMSSGERGGHRSHSGAEGRTYGQLYQEAKHRNIEGRSKMNKEQLRRALGGGS
- a CDS encoding SigB/SigF/SigG family RNA polymerase sigma factor, whose protein sequence is MSRTSCDIADPDPLRTELPPAVPDVPAPPVGVALALDIPESPVSVSTADARTLSTALFRRLDTLEEGTVEYSYVRNTLVELNLSLVKYAARRYRTRREPMEDIIQVGTIGLIKAINRYEVERGIEFATFAVPTITGEIKRFFRDTSWSVKVPRRLQELRLDIAKTYDALEQSLGRRPTDRELARQLGITEHELVEGLQAANGYTAGSLDAPVGEDTTVMPLASSLGTEEAAYDLIECLETLKPLLTTLSDRDRQILAMRFGEELTQSEIGDRLGLSQMHVSRLLNRITERLRTGLLTDDAVTP
- a CDS encoding HemK2/MTQ2 family protein methyltransferase → MLNTALTSGTTQVRLLAPPGVYRPQADTRLLADALSGEELGPATEVLEIGTGTGALALDAAGAGARVTAVDVSWPAVIAARFNALRRGTPLSVLHGDFAVRTRGRRFDLVLANPPYVPSPRARLPSHGAARAWEAGPDGREVVDRICSSAPALLRPGGILLMVHSGMCGTATTLEHLSREGLTAEVVARATVPWGPVLRSRRAWLLSRGLADGGEREELVVFRARRA